A portion of the Salminus brasiliensis chromosome 9, fSalBra1.hap2, whole genome shotgun sequence genome contains these proteins:
- the slc4a2a gene encoding anion exchange protein 2a isoform X2, with protein sequence MSETQDTRDATATTVQAGHLPAAVLPPPRRRDNDDDDDDDRDLNKTLGVQRFQQILSPAPRVPADQHRTFNEEDFEYHRHSSLHIHHPLSKHLPSEGRRKKSGRKRKSSGRRRGSASSGSGGGTAPTIEEDEEEDEGEEESFSQQDGDGNTTTPTPDTDTDAHTDSVQFFVCDEDSSSSTVVRSDLGSPSRQLSIVPVSASHTSSNTPEDATTTDDGDSTVVVRANGRRSSVPSVFPLSSPESSFKPGRSYDLQERRRTGDLTATELSRYQHMPTDESEAQMLATVDLDGIKSHRFEDVPGVRRHLVRKSSKGQVVHISKDHKEPSGRSRKLDRTPHEVFVELNELVMDKNQEMQWRETARWIKFEEDVEEETDRWGKPHVASLSFRSLLELRRTISHGAVLLDLDQRTLPGIAHQVVEQMIISDQIRAEDRSNVLRALLLKHSHPSDGKEHTSFHRNISAGSLASLMVHHHSNNHIAPPEPSATDPLIAGTGDSDSHTRVDIEKNEAPHAVQNKEVSPVLGMHRSKSKHELKLLEKIPENAEATVVLVGSVDFLDQPSMAFVRLQEAVLLESVLEVPIPVRFLFVLLGPPIANMDYHQIGRSISTLMSDKHFHEAAYLADERQDLLTAINSFLDCSIVLPPSEVGGDELLHSVARFQREMLRKRHEQEVKLQAKEPKSPEDEALLPPFKPRADPLQRTGRLFGGAIRDARNRYPKYISDFKDALNPQCMAAVIFIYFAALSPAITFGGLLGEKTGGLIGVSELIIATSMQGIVFCILGAQPLLVVGFSGPLLVFEEAFFSFCTSYGLEYLTGRVWIGFWLVIIVVLMVAFEGSFLVRFVSRFTQEIFSFLISLIFIYETFAKLGKIFKDHPLTPCNSTTDNNTTPQLLSNYSRSVDTPGKVLNQPNTALLSLVLMSGTFFIAFYLRKFKNSAFFPGNLRRVIGDFGVPIAIFIMVLVDNSIKDTFTQLDHQLPNPTCT encoded by the exons CCGGCTGCAGTGCTCCCTCCCCCTCGACGGCGTGACAACGACGATGACGACGACGATGATCGGGACCTGAATAAGACTCTGGGAGTTCAGCGCTTCCAGCAGATTCTCTCTCCAGCGCCACGTGTTCCAGCTGACCAGCACCGCACCTTCAACGAGGAGGACTTTGAGT ATCATCGCCACTCCTCACTGCATATCCACCACCCTCTTTCCAAGCACCTGCCCTCCGAGGGCCGGAGGAAGAAGAGCGGGCGTAAGAGGAAATCCTCGGGCCGCAGGAGGGGCTCAGCCAGCAGTGGCAGTGGGGGCGGCACCGCTCCCACTATagaagaggatgaggaggaagacGAAGGAGAGGAGGAATCCTTCAGCCAGCAGGATGGCGATGGCAACACCACCACCCCTACACCTGACACGGATACAGATGCGCACACAGATTCTGTACAG TTCTTTGTGTGTGATGAAGActccagcagctccactgtggttCGGAGTGACCTGGGCTCTCCATCACGACAGCTCTCTATTGTCCCCGTGTCTGCCTCACACACCAGCAGCAACACCCCAGAAgatgccaccacaacaga CGATGGGGACTCGACTGTGGTCGTGCGCGCCAACGGCAGGAGATCATCGGTGCCGTCTGTGTTCCCACTGAGCTCCCCGGAGAGCAGCTTCAAACCGGGCCGCAGCTACGACCTGCAGGAGCGGCGCCGCACCGGAGACCTGACGGCGACTGAGCTCTCGCGCTACCAGCACATGCCCACCGATGAGAGTGAGGCACAGATGCTGGCCACAGTCGACTTGGATGGCATTAAGA GTCACCGCTTTGAAGATGTCCCTGGTGTGCGGCGCCACCTGGTCAGGAAGAGCAGTAAAGGTCAGGTCGTTCACATCAGCAAGGACCACAAAGAGCCCAGCGGCCGCAGCCGCAAACTGGACAGAACTCCACATGAG GTGTTTGTGGAGCTGAACGAGCTGGTGATGGATAAGAATCAGGAGATGCAGTGGAGAGAGACTGCTCGCTGGATCAAGTTTGAGGAGGATGTGGAAGAGGAGACCGATCGCTGGGGCAAACCTCACGTAGCCTCGCTGTCGTTCCGCAGTCTGCTGGAGCTCCGCAGGACCATCTCGCATG GTGCTGTGCTGCTGGACCTGGACCAGAGGACCCTGCCGGGAATTGCTCACCAAGTGGTGGAACAAATGATCATCTCTGACCAGATCAGAGCTGAAGACCGATCCAACGTGCTCCGAGCTCTGCTGCTCAAACACAG TCACCCGAGTGACGGGAAGGAGCACACATCGTTTCACAGAAACATCTCTGCAGGCAGCCTGGCCTCTTTGATGGTCCATCACCACAGCAACAACCACATCGCCCCGCCAGAACCTTCTGCCACAGATCCGCTCATAGCCGGAACCGGCGACTCCGACTCACACACTCGCGTCGACATCGAGAAGAACGAGGCACCACATGCGGTTCAGAAT AAAGAGGTTTCTCCAGTGTTGGGTATGCACCGATCCAAATCTAAACATGAGCTCAAGCTTCTGGAAAAGATTCCGGAAAATGCAGAGGCCACCGTTGTGCTCGTGG GCAGCGTGGACTTCCTGGACCAGCCGTCCATGGCCTTTGTGCGTCTGCAGGAGGCGGTTCTGCTGGAGTCGGTTCTCGAGGTGCCTATACCAGTGCGCTTCCTCTTTGTCCTCTTGGGCCCTCCCATCGCCAACATGGACTACCACCAGATTGGTCGCTCCATATCCACTCTTATGTCTGATAAG CACTTTCACGAGGCGGCGTATCTGGCAGATGAGCGGCAGGACCTGCTGACGGCCATTAATAGCTTCTTGGATTGCAGCATCGTGCTTCCTCCCTCTGAAGTGGGTGGGGATGAGCTTCTGCACTCTGTGGCTCGCTTCCAGAGAGAGATGCTGCGCAAGAGACATGAACAGGAGGTCAAACTACAGGCTAAGGAGCCCAAGAGCCCTGAGGATGAAG CTCTTTTGCCTCCGTTTAAACCCCGAGCCGACCCCCTCCAGAGGACGGGGCGCTTGTTTGGTGGGGCAATCCGGGACGCACGGAACCGCTACCCCAAATATATCAGTGACTTCAAGGACGCCCTCAACCCTCAATGCATGGCTGCAGTCATATTCATTTACTTTGCTGCCCTCTCTCCTGCCATCACCTTTGGAGGACTGTTGG GTGAAAAGACTGGGGGGTTGATTGGTGTCTCAGAGCTCATCATCGCCACCTCAATGCAGGGGATAGTGTTCTGTATACTGGGGGCTCAGCCACTCCTCGTGGTGGGCTTTTCCGGGCCGCTACTGGTGTTTGAAGAAGCATTCTTTTCT TTCTGCACATCCTACGGACTGGAGTACCTAACGGGCCGTGTATGGATCGGGTTTTGGCTGGTCATCATTGTGGTGCTGATGGTGGCTTTTGAAGGAAGTTTCCTGGTGCGCTTTGTCTCCCGCTTCACCCAGGAGATCTTCTCTTTCCTCATCTCCCTCATCTTCATCTACGAGACCTTTGCGAAGCTTGGCAAG ATCTTTAAGGACCACCCCCTAACACCCTGCAACAGCACAACAGATAATAACACTACACCACAGTTACTTAGCAACTACAGTAGGTCTGTGGACACGCCCGGCAAAGTCCTGAACCAGCCCAACACAGCCCTGCTGTCCCTGGTGCTCATGTCGGGGACCTTCTTCATTGCCTTCTATCTACGCAAATTCAAGAACAGTGCCTTCTTTCCTGGCAAT CTCCGCAGGGTGATAGGAGATTTTGGAGTTCCCATTGCAATCTTCATCATGGTCTTGGTGGACAACAGCATAAAAGACACCTTCACACAG ttggaccaccaattacccaacccaacCTGCACGTAA